In Streptomyces alboniger, the following are encoded in one genomic region:
- a CDS encoding IucA/IucC family protein yields the protein MPNPSASPSCHPSTALYDPPELTQDRWREAGRRLLAKMVGEFAYEEIILPVPVIGGETGSYRLTLESPETDGTTASAERPASAAPSARAGDESGPCLTFRAHRGSYGGWHVDPASLALAQGGSTALPFSDPIRFLALARRTLGLDGATLGHLIRELTVTLCADTRIDHSALAATQLADLGYAELEGHQIGHPWLVLNKGRIGFSASDTDRWAPEARRSTTLPWIAVHTDLAVYRGITGLHTAQRLYARELTTATQESFAGLLRARGLDPQEYLYLPVHPWQWDEIVLPLFAPSVAANAIVPLGSDGDLRLPQQSIRTFLNVSRPDRHTVKLPLSVLNTLVWRGLPTERTVAAPAVTAWMHALRDSDPFLRDECGVILLGEVASVAVEHPVYDGLPEVPYQYRELLGAIWREPITRHLAPDERARTLAALLHVDPDGKAFVAELVERSGLTPSVWLRRLFAALLPPLLHFLYRYGTVFSPHGENAIVVFDDKDVPVRLAVKDFVDDVNVSATPLPEHDSMPDDVRDVLLTEPPGFLTQFIHSGLFVGVFRYLAPLCEEQLGVPEADFWSAVRAEILRHQARAPELKERYEMFDLLTPRIERLCLNRNRLLLDGYRDRPQRPHAAVHGTVPNPLHQP from the coding sequence GTGCCGAATCCATCCGCAAGCCCGAGCTGCCACCCCTCCACCGCGCTCTACGACCCGCCCGAACTGACTCAGGACCGATGGCGCGAGGCCGGACGCCGTCTGCTCGCCAAGATGGTCGGCGAATTCGCGTACGAGGAGATCATCCTGCCCGTACCGGTCATAGGGGGCGAGACCGGCTCGTACCGGCTCACCCTCGAATCGCCCGAGACCGACGGGACCACCGCATCGGCCGAGCGGCCCGCATCGGCGGCGCCCTCCGCACGCGCCGGTGACGAAAGCGGCCCCTGTCTCACCTTTCGCGCCCACCGCGGCTCGTACGGAGGCTGGCACGTGGACCCCGCCAGCCTCGCCCTGGCCCAGGGCGGCTCGACCGCCCTCCCCTTCAGCGACCCGATCCGATTCCTCGCGCTCGCCCGCCGGACCCTGGGGCTCGACGGCGCCACCCTCGGCCACCTGATCCGCGAACTCACCGTCACGCTCTGCGCCGATACCCGGATCGACCACAGCGCGCTCGCCGCGACGCAGCTCGCCGACCTCGGTTACGCGGAACTGGAGGGGCACCAGATCGGTCACCCCTGGCTCGTCCTCAACAAGGGGCGCATCGGTTTCTCCGCGAGCGACACCGACCGCTGGGCGCCCGAGGCCCGCCGTTCCACCACGCTCCCGTGGATCGCCGTCCACACCGACCTCGCGGTCTACCGAGGTATCACCGGACTGCACACCGCCCAGCGGCTCTACGCCCGCGAGCTGACCACCGCCACCCAGGAGTCCTTCGCGGGCTTACTCCGCGCGCGCGGGCTCGACCCCCAGGAGTACCTCTACCTCCCGGTCCACCCCTGGCAGTGGGACGAGATCGTGCTGCCGCTCTTCGCTCCGTCCGTCGCAGCGAACGCCATCGTCCCGCTCGGCAGCGACGGCGACCTGCGCCTTCCCCAGCAGTCCATCCGTACGTTCCTCAATGTGTCCCGCCCCGACCGGCACACCGTGAAGCTGCCGCTGTCGGTCCTCAACACACTGGTGTGGCGGGGCCTCCCGACAGAGCGCACGGTCGCGGCGCCGGCCGTTACGGCCTGGATGCACGCGCTGCGCGACTCCGACCCCTTCCTGCGCGACGAGTGCGGGGTCATCCTGCTCGGCGAGGTGGCATCGGTGGCCGTCGAACACCCGGTCTACGACGGGCTGCCCGAAGTCCCGTACCAGTACAGGGAACTGCTCGGCGCCATCTGGCGCGAGCCGATCACCCGCCACCTGGCTCCCGACGAACGTGCACGCACCCTGGCCGCACTGCTGCACGTCGACCCGGACGGCAAGGCCTTCGTCGCGGAACTCGTCGAACGCTCGGGACTGACCCCCTCCGTCTGGCTGCGCAGGCTCTTCGCCGCCCTGCTGCCCCCGCTGCTGCACTTCCTCTACCGCTACGGAACGGTGTTCTCCCCCCACGGGGAGAACGCCATCGTCGTCTTCGACGACAAGGACGTGCCGGTCCGGCTCGCGGTGAAGGACTTCGTGGACGACGTGAACGTCAGTGCCACGCCGCTTCCCGAGCACGACTCCATGCCGGACGACGTGCGCGACGTCCTGCTCACCGAGCCTCCCGGATTCCTCACCCAGTTCATCCACTCCGGGCTCTTCGTAGGGGTCTTCCGCTATCTGGCGCCGCTGTGCGAGGAGCAACTGGGCGTTCCGGAGGCCGATTTCTGGTCCGCCGTACGCGCCGAGATCCTCCGACACCAGGCACGCGCTCCGGAGCTGAAGGAGCGGTACGAGATGTTCGACCTGCTCACACCACGTATCGAGCGGCTGTGCCTCAACCGCAATCGCCTCCTCCTCGATGGGTACCGCGACCGCCCCCAGCGCCCCCACGCCGCTGTGCACGGGACCGTGCCCAACCCTCTCCATCAGCCTTGA
- a CDS encoding ATP-dependent DNA helicase, with amino-acid sequence MTKPSLPELLHAAVTAVGGTERPGQVSMAETVAEAIDDGSHLLVQAGTGTGKSLGYLVPALAHGERVVVATATLALQRQLVERDLPRTVEALHPLMRRRPQFAMLKGRSNYLCLHRLHEGVPQEEEEGLFDQFEAAAPTSKLGQDLLRMRDWADETETGDRDDLTPGVSDRAWSQVSVSSRECLGASKCAYGAECFAEAARERAKLADVVVTNHALLAIDAIEGAPVLPQHEVLIVDEAHELVSRVTGVATGELTPGQVNRAVRRAAKLVNEKAADQLQTASEGFERLMELALPGRLEEIPEDLGYALMALRDAARSVITALGSTRDKSVQDEDAVRKQALASVESIHDVAERITNGSEWDVVWYERHDRFGASLRVAPMSVSGLLREKLFADRSVILTSATLKLGGDFNGVGASLGLAPEGTESEDAPQWKGLDVGSPFDYGKQGILYVAKHLARPGREGTRSDMLDELAELIEAAGGRTLGLFSSMRAAQSAAEELRGRLDMPILLQGEETLGELIKGFAADARTCLFGTLSLWQGVDVPGPSCQLVIIDKIPFPRPDDPLMSARQKAVDEAGGNGFMAVAATHAALLMAQGAGRLVRASGDRGVVAVLDPRLATARYGSYLRASLPDFWYTTDRNQVRRSLSAIDAAAKTAEA; translated from the coding sequence ATGACGAAGCCCTCCCTCCCCGAGCTCCTGCACGCCGCCGTCACCGCTGTCGGCGGCACGGAGCGCCCTGGCCAGGTGTCCATGGCCGAGACCGTCGCCGAGGCGATCGACGACGGCTCCCACCTGCTCGTCCAGGCCGGCACCGGCACGGGCAAATCCCTCGGCTACCTCGTGCCGGCCCTGGCGCACGGGGAGCGCGTGGTGGTCGCCACCGCCACGCTCGCCCTCCAGCGCCAGCTCGTGGAGCGGGACCTGCCGCGCACCGTGGAGGCCCTCCATCCGCTGATGCGCCGCCGCCCCCAGTTCGCGATGCTCAAGGGCCGTTCGAACTACCTGTGCCTGCATCGGCTCCATGAAGGCGTGCCCCAGGAAGAGGAGGAGGGCCTCTTCGATCAGTTCGAGGCGGCCGCGCCCACCAGCAAGCTGGGGCAGGACCTCCTGAGGATGCGGGACTGGGCGGACGAGACCGAGACGGGCGACCGCGACGATCTCACCCCCGGGGTCTCCGACCGTGCCTGGTCCCAGGTCTCCGTCTCCTCCAGGGAGTGCCTCGGCGCCTCGAAGTGCGCCTATGGGGCGGAGTGCTTCGCCGAGGCGGCCCGCGAGCGCGCCAAGCTCGCCGACGTCGTCGTCACGAACCACGCGCTGCTGGCCATCGACGCCATCGAGGGCGCCCCCGTCCTTCCCCAGCACGAGGTGCTGATCGTGGACGAAGCCCATGAGCTGGTGTCCCGCGTCACGGGCGTGGCCACGGGAGAGCTGACCCCCGGGCAGGTCAACCGCGCGGTGCGCCGCGCGGCCAAGCTTGTGAACGAAAAGGCGGCGGACCAGCTCCAGACCGCTTCCGAGGGCTTCGAGCGGTTGATGGAGCTGGCCCTGCCGGGCCGCCTGGAGGAGATCCCCGAAGACCTCGGGTACGCGCTGATGGCCCTGCGTGACGCCGCGCGCTCGGTCATCACCGCGCTCGGCTCCACCCGGGACAAGTCGGTCCAGGACGAGGACGCGGTCCGCAAGCAGGCGCTCGCCTCCGTGGAGTCGATCCACGACGTGGCGGAGCGCATCACCAACGGCTCCGAATGGGACGTCGTCTGGTACGAGCGGCACGACCGCTTCGGGGCCTCCCTGCGCGTGGCGCCGATGTCCGTGTCGGGCCTCCTCCGGGAGAAGCTCTTCGCCGACCGCTCGGTCATCCTCACCTCCGCCACGCTCAAGCTCGGCGGCGACTTCAACGGCGTCGGGGCATCGCTCGGCCTGGCCCCCGAGGGCACCGAGTCCGAGGACGCACCGCAGTGGAAGGGCCTCGATGTCGGCTCCCCGTTCGACTACGGAAAACAGGGCATCCTGTACGTCGCCAAGCACCTGGCCCGGCCCGGGCGCGAGGGCACGCGCAGCGACATGCTCGATGAGCTGGCCGAGCTGATCGAGGCGGCAGGCGGGCGCACCCTCGGCCTGTTCTCCTCCATGCGTGCCGCTCAGAGCGCCGCCGAGGAGCTGCGGGGCCGCCTGGACATGCCGATCCTCCTTCAGGGCGAGGAGACCCTGGGCGAGCTGATCAAGGGCTTCGCGGCCGACGCGCGGACCTGCCTCTTCGGGACGCTCTCGCTCTGGCAGGGCGTGGATGTGCCCGGCCCCAGCTGCCAGCTGGTGATCATAGACAAGATCCCGTTCCCGCGTCCTGACGACCCGCTGATGAGCGCCCGCCAGAAGGCGGTCGACGAGGCCGGCGGCAATGGGTTCATGGCGGTCGCGGCCACGCATGCGGCTCTTCTGATGGCGCAGGGCGCGGGTCGTCTCGTACGAGCGTCCGGGGACCGCGGCGTCGTGGCGGTCCTGGACCCCAGGCTGGCCACCGCGCGCTATGGAAGCTATCTGCGGGCTTCGCTGCCCGACTTCTGGTACACGACGGACCGTAATCAGGTGCGCCGCTCCCTGTCCGCGATCGACGCGGCGGCGAAGACGGCCGAGGCGTAG